The Arachis hypogaea cultivar Tifrunner chromosome 14, arahy.Tifrunner.gnm2.J5K5, whole genome shotgun sequence genome has a segment encoding these proteins:
- the LOC114925197 gene encoding uncharacterized protein, which produces MDKSWIAKPQNSNEYIVGLENFLDFAFQHGAIENSKIICPCPSCGFHKWHARKDVRDHLLYKPFPKNYLVWNFHGEKEVTEFSTSAHVMRETLTTKHLLDNMVNDAFGIHMDQESGEDSGTEDFVNDEPRENRRDFDEFLKEGNQKLQEGSDFTKLEFIVKLYHIKVLCGLSDKAITMILELVKDAFSCVNLPTTFDQAKKLIRKLSLDYVKIDACPNDCMLFEDEDPNNIQQTCSHCGASRWNSKKKKKKKQAAKVLRYFPLKPRLQRLFMCRKTAEHMLWHATAKGENDKMVHPRDGEAWKTFDLTHREFGLQPRNVRLGHASDGFNPYRSMSSTHSIWPVFLIPYNLPPWMCMKHTSFILSMVIPGKHSPGNNIDIYLKPLVRELKELWDEGMEIYDASEHKMFKIHAALIWTVSDFPGLSMLSGWNTYTGLACPTCNFDAKPCYLNHSKKWCYIGHRRFLGRQHRFRLSRVRFDGHIEERDPPAKLSGSEILAQVENLDVTFWKKEKLNKKGKRGRQATMQWRKRSIFFELPYWKTNLLRHNLDFMHIEKNVCDNILYTLLNEKSKAKDNLNARKDLQDMGIRRDLWPDDNGKYHLALYSLTRDAKKVFLATLKNVRVPDGYSSNISRCIDEAQQKIIGLKSHDCHILIEQLLPLAIRNVLPNQVTSVLIEFCSFFRILCGKSLSRTELDKLQDRIVITLCHLEMLFPLSFFTVMVHLTVHLVEEAKLGGPVHYRYMYPIERELGHLKSFVRNKAYPEGSIAEGYLAEESLTFCSRYIDDMETRFNRPSRLCYDPPYEMSSVLPKLGTPHGGHSNFNLTKIEKLQAHRYVVFNREGVKPYINAFRDHIRRTSKGRRLSPAEIEKKVNKDFVDWFQALVSENSYFIKYTLYISQLNNLE; this is translated from the exons ATGGATAAATCTTGGATTGCTAAGCCACAAAACTCAAATGAATACATAGTCGGTCTAGAAAACTTCTTGGATTTTGCATTTCAACATGGAGCAATTGAGAATAGTAAGATAATATGTCCGTGTCCAAGTTGTGGGTTTCACAAATGGCATGCTCGAAAAGATGTTAGAGATCATTTACTTTACAAACCATTCCCTAAGAATTATCTTGTATGGAACTTTCATGGCGAGAAAGAAGTAACCGAATTCTCAACAAGTGCACATGTCATGCGCGAGACATTGACAACTAAACATCTCCTAGATAACATGGTAAATGATGCTTTCGGGATACATATGGATCAGGAGAGCGGTGAGGATTCAGGCACGGAAGATTTTGTAAACGATGAGCCAAGAGAAAATCGTAGAGACTTTGATGAGTTTCTCAAGgaaggcaatcaaaagctacaGGAAGGAAGCGACTTCACAAAGCTAGAATTCATAGTCAAATTGTATCATATTAAAGTCTTGTGTGGACTAAGTGACAAGGCCATTACCATGATACTTGAGTTGGTGAAGGATGCTTTTAGTTGTGTGAATTTGCCTACGACTTTTGATCAGGCAAAGAAACTAATTCGAAAACTAAGTCTTGACTATGTTAAGATAGATGCTTGCCCCAATGATTGTATGTTGTTCGAGGATGAAGACCCAAACAACATCCAACAAACATGCAGTCATTGTGGTGCTTCTAGGTGGAAttctaagaaaaagaagaagaaaaagcaagctgCCAAGGTTTTGAGATACTTTCCGTTGAAACCAAGGTTGCAAAGATTGTTCATGTGTCGTAAAACTGCAGAGCATATGTTATGGCATGCAACAGCGAAGGGAGAAAATGACAAAATGGTGCATCCAAGGGATGGTGAGGCGTGGAAGACTTTTGATTTGACACACAGAGAGTTTGGATTGCAACCTAGAAATGTTCGCTTAGGACATGCTAGTGATGGTTTCAATCCTTATAGATCAATGAGTTCTACTCATAGCATTTGGCCTGTATTTCTGATTCCATATAATCTTCCTCCTTGGATGTGTATGAAACATACTTCCTTTATCCTGTCAATGGTTATACCTGGCAAGCATAGTCCCGGAAATAATATAGACATATATCTTAAACCACTTGTCAGAGAGTTGAAAGAATTATGGGATGAGGGTATGGAAATTTATGATGCATCAGAACATAAAATGTTTAAGATTCATGCAGCTCTTATATGGACAGTTAGTGATTTTCCTGGCCTAAGCATGCTCTCTGGATGGAACACATATACTGGTTTGGCTTGCCCAACttgtaattttgatgcaaaacCTTGTTATCTTAATCATAGCAAAAAATGGTGTTATATAGGTCATCGACGTTTTCTTGGTAGACAACATCGATTCAGGTTAAGTAGAGTTCGTTTTGATGGACACATAGAAGAACGTGATCCCCCAGCTAAATTATCAGGATCTGAAATTCTGGCACAAGTAGAAAATCTTGATGTTACATTTTGGAAGAAAGAAAAGTTgaacaagaaaggaaaaagaggTAGGCAAGCAACTATGCAGTGGAGAAAGAGAAGCATCTTTTTTGAACTTCCATATTGGAAAACCAACTTGTTGCGTCATAACCTTGACTTTATGCACATTGAGAAAAATGTATGCGATAATATTTTGTATACTTTACTCAATGAGAAATCTAAAGCAAAAGATAATCTCAATGCCCGAAAAGATCTACAAGACATGGGGATAAGGCGTGATCTTTGGCCAGATGATAATGGAAAATATCACCTTGCTTTGTATTCACTAACACGAGATGCTAAAAAGGTCTTTCTTGCAACTTTGAAGAATGTTAGGGTGCCCGATGGTTACTCAAGTAATATATCTCGATGTATTGATGAGGCACAACAAAAAATCATTGGACTTAAAAGTCATGACTGTCATATTTTGATTGAGCAGTTGCTTCCACTAGCAATCCGTAATGTGCTACCAAACCAAGTTACCTCAGTTTTGATTGAGTTCTGCTCATTTTTTAGAATTCTTTGTGGTAAGAGTCTAAGTCGTACAGAACTTGATAAGCTCCAAGATCGCATTGTGATTACTCTTTGCCATTTGGAAATGTTATTTCCTCTATCATTTTTCACCGTTATGGTGCATCTAACAGTCCATCTTGTTGAGGAAGCAAAACTTGGGGGGCCAGTCCATTATCGATACATGTATCCCATCGAAAG GGAATTGGGACACTTGAAGTCCTTTGTACGAAATAAAGCATATCCAGAAGGTTCTATTGCTGAGGGTTATTTAGCTGAAGAGTCTCTTACTTTTTGTTCTCGGTATATTGATGACATGGAAACTAGATTTAATAGGCCTAGTCGTCTTTGTTATGATCCCCCTTATGAAATGTCTTCAGTCTTGCCCAAGTTAGGTACTCCACATGGAGGTCATTCAAACTTCAATTTAACTAAAATAGAGAAGTTGCAAGCTCATCGTTATGTGGTTTTCAATCGCGAAGGTGTGAAACCATATATCAACGCCTTTAGAGACCACATTAGGagaacttcaaaaggaagaagacTCTCACCTGCAGAGATAGAAAAGAAAGTTAATAAAGACTTTGTTGATTGGTTTCAAGCATTGGTAAGTGAAAATTCATACTTTATAAAGTATACATTGTATATTAGTCAACTAAATAATCTTGAATGA